Proteins from one Verrucomicrobiota bacterium genomic window:
- a CDS encoding deoxyribonuclease IV, whose translation MLFGAHCSTAGGVHMALVRCQRIMGHVCQIFVKSNLQWFGKPYAPEDLSRYANELAASKLAAVFGHTGYLINLGAPPSENRDKSIKSLVQEIQLAESLGLPFLVLHPGAHLGQGEAVGLKQIIAGLNEVVRLTPKSPVRIALENTAGQGTCLGYTATHLAGIFDGVDHPQLLGLCLDTAHFFAAGHDLRTPDGWAKAIRELDKLIGVKQILAFHLNDSQTDLGSRVDRHAGIGQGKIGKEAFRHIVNDPRFINHPGCLETPKSEDLHEDVENLAVLRSLLKTTAAS comes from the coding sequence ATGCTTTTTGGCGCACATTGTTCTACTGCTGGTGGTGTTCATATGGCTCTGGTTAGGTGCCAAAGGATTATGGGTCATGTGTGTCAGATATTCGTGAAGAGCAACCTCCAATGGTTCGGCAAGCCGTACGCCCCGGAGGACCTGAGCCGCTACGCCAACGAACTGGCCGCGAGCAAGCTGGCCGCCGTCTTTGGACATACCGGTTACCTGATCAACCTCGGCGCACCGCCCTCGGAGAATCGCGACAAATCCATCAAATCCCTGGTGCAGGAAATTCAACTGGCGGAATCGCTCGGCCTGCCCTTCCTGGTGCTCCATCCCGGCGCGCACCTGGGACAAGGTGAGGCGGTTGGGTTAAAACAAATCATCGCGGGATTGAACGAAGTCGTCCGCCTGACACCCAAATCCCCGGTGCGCATCGCGCTGGAAAACACGGCGGGCCAAGGGACCTGCCTGGGCTACACCGCGACTCACTTGGCGGGAATTTTCGATGGCGTGGACCACCCCCAGCTGCTCGGGCTCTGCCTGGATACCGCCCACTTCTTCGCCGCCGGCCATGACCTCCGCACGCCCGACGGCTGGGCCAAGGCGATCCGGGAATTGGACAAGCTGATTGGCGTGAAACAAATCCTCGCGTTTCATTTGAACGATTCCCAGACCGATTTGGGCTCGCGCGTAGATCGTCACGCGGGCATCGGCCAAGGCAAAATCGGCAAGGAAGCCTTCCGCCACATCGTCAACGATCCGCGCTTCATAAACCATCCCGGCTGCCTGGAAACGCCCAAGTCCGAGGACCTCCACGAGGACGTTGAGAACCTGGCGGTACTGCGATCCTTGCTCAAAACGACTGCAGCAAGCTAG
- a CDS encoding sigma-70 family RNA polymerase sigma factor yields MNTATGIRITAFCLQSNLSGAGRFSTYCLVEVIDLSALQQGDADAWQAAFRSFYPYAFAAAQQKLTSFPGDVEDVAIEALEQLVDKVKELSSAEMLKPMLICIAERLAISHIREQLAKKRGSGKVESLNKPDEDVIDPPDPLDALDRVHQSELAVVLAGLQKDLKPEWNDIIQDFFFDRLKYEEIAAKRNLAVGSVGVYLKRALGVLQSKMSQQPKLQAELLTLIRCLFCL; encoded by the coding sequence ATGAACACCGCGACTGGAATCCGTATAACTGCATTTTGCCTGCAATCCAACTTGTCAGGCGCGGGGCGTTTTAGTACCTATTGCCTTGTGGAAGTAATTGATCTGAGCGCATTACAGCAGGGTGACGCGGATGCTTGGCAAGCCGCTTTTCGCTCCTTTTACCCCTATGCCTTTGCGGCGGCGCAACAAAAACTCACCAGTTTTCCCGGCGATGTTGAGGATGTGGCGATTGAAGCCCTTGAACAACTGGTGGACAAGGTCAAGGAATTGAGTTCTGCGGAGATGCTAAAGCCGATGCTGATCTGTATTGCTGAACGTCTGGCGATCAGTCATATCCGCGAACAGTTGGCCAAGAAACGCGGCAGCGGAAAGGTTGAATCGTTAAACAAGCCCGATGAAGATGTGATCGATCCACCCGATCCCCTGGATGCTTTGGATCGGGTGCATCAATCGGAGTTGGCAGTTGTATTGGCTGGCCTGCAAAAGGATCTCAAGCCGGAATGGAATGATATAATACAGGATTTCTTCTTTGATCGGTTAAAATACGAAGAGATTGCGGCCAAGCGAAACCTGGCGGTGGGGTCGGTGGGCGTATATTTGAAGCGGGCCTTGGGCGTGCTTCAGAGCAAAATGAGTCAGCAACCTAAACTGCAAGCGGAACTCTTAACGCTGATCCGCTGCCTATTCTGCCTATGA
- a CDS encoding CHAT domain-containing tetratricopeptide repeat protein: MSKSCRACCGRLATGLNSRGSVKAVLNRSGIIFQLVLSLGIALVTGAAELNTAALISIEELNDAQAKFQLFLQVGRAADALPITKQWALATETRYGESTNTATALMWLANNYATVGDWNGAKPIFERALKMYEKIVGSEAVLTAMAMNRLASLEQDMGDYAEALAHYTRSLEILEKGFGANHSRTLNTLNNLASLYYAQSDYALAAPLFERCLKIREETLGPSHVDTAYTLNNLAMLYSKTGDYRKAIHFCERSLKAFTESLGADHPNVAVALENLAVVYQTMGEYARASSLFERALAIKEKAFGPDHPSTSIALNNLASLYYEMGDYAKALLWFESGLKIRETKLGAEHLETAISLGNLAQVYEDMNDYAKAEALQLRALKIRETRLGTNNPQVATTLNGLAGTYQSMGDYQKALPLYQRSLEIMERVYGTNHLDTAKVLNNLALLLIAMREPTKAKPLLARSLAIQEHVLGSDHRNTFAALQNISWLLWMMDSTVTPEILSLARRTGDAEARNLGQILSFTTETQRLAYQNMHDPYSLFANLGQAKELAGILLHNKGIVLESLLEDWIVAQSSQNPEIQAKIQQIREQGRQLIRQQTVTQDKNEAEHQQRLVNLEKMEAELESQQKALAQNVARSGQTRRSLKLTLADVQAQLPKNAVLIEFVRYQQYLGTNHFVWHYGAVLIGSHLNATNEPIWVALGRADLIETNLRAYAVQMRARGQGEPILLRSLHDQLWQPIQKNLPKTIRTVILSPDAELNFLSFATLVNPLGQFLGEQYAIQYVASGRDLVVGSRAKPGRDMVIFANPLFKAMPKANLALVNQVRLGMSDLNRGDYTNLNLLPLPGTEREADFLKTNAARWHLEPRILLGQEAQEVEIHHLQAPYVLHLATHGFYLPSIMSTNNLPETLGVRRPVSLKNPMQRSGLALAGAQVTLDAWKRGETPDSLNDGILTAQEVGLLDLQGTWLVVLSACDTGTGKAQAGEGVMGLRRGFMLAGAQNLLMTLWPISDKYTALVMNDFYEEAMQTKQAPESLAKVQRKWLVQLREQYGALMAARLAGPFVMTYQTSVPPQP, from the coding sequence ATGAGCAAGAGTTGCCGGGCGTGTTGCGGGAGGTTGGCAACTGGATTAAACAGCAGGGGCAGCGTTAAGGCTGTGCTCAATAGATCAGGCATCATTTTTCAGTTGGTCCTATCTTTGGGCATCGCTTTGGTCACAGGGGCAGCGGAGCTCAATACCGCAGCTTTAATAAGTATCGAGGAGTTGAATGATGCCCAAGCTAAATTCCAACTGTTCCTTCAAGTTGGCCGGGCTGCTGACGCCTTACCCATTACGAAACAATGGGCGTTGGCCACAGAAACTCGTTACGGTGAATCCACCAATACCGCTACCGCCCTGATGTGGCTGGCGAATAATTACGCTACCGTGGGAGATTGGAACGGCGCAAAACCTATCTTTGAACGTGCGTTGAAGATGTATGAGAAAATCGTGGGGTCGGAAGCCGTATTGACGGCGATGGCCATGAACAGATTGGCCTCATTGGAACAGGACATGGGGGATTACGCTGAAGCGTTGGCGCATTATACGCGCAGCTTGGAGATTTTGGAGAAAGGTTTTGGGGCCAATCATTCCCGCACCCTGAATACGTTGAACAACCTGGCTTCCCTGTACTATGCCCAGAGTGACTATGCGCTGGCGGCCCCGCTGTTTGAGCGGTGCCTGAAAATACGGGAAGAAACGTTGGGGCCAAGCCATGTCGATACCGCCTATACATTGAATAATTTGGCGATGCTTTACAGTAAGACAGGTGACTATCGAAAGGCGATTCACTTTTGCGAACGCAGTTTGAAAGCGTTTACGGAGAGTCTGGGGGCGGATCATCCGAACGTAGCTGTGGCACTGGAAAATTTGGCGGTTGTCTATCAGACGATGGGGGAATACGCCCGGGCGTCGTCGTTGTTTGAACGCGCTTTGGCGATCAAAGAAAAAGCCTTTGGCCCGGATCATCCCAGCACCAGCATAGCTTTGAACAACCTGGCTTCCCTGTACTACGAAATGGGTGATTATGCGAAAGCGTTGTTGTGGTTTGAAAGCGGTTTAAAAATTCGCGAGACGAAGCTTGGGGCGGAGCATCTTGAGACCGCCATCAGCCTGGGTAACCTTGCGCAGGTGTATGAGGACATGAACGATTATGCCAAGGCAGAGGCGCTTCAACTGCGCGCCCTAAAGATCAGGGAGACTCGTTTGGGAACCAATAATCCGCAAGTGGCGACGACCTTGAATGGTTTGGCTGGGACCTACCAAAGCATGGGGGATTACCAGAAAGCGTTGCCGTTGTATCAGCGCAGCCTGGAAATCATGGAACGGGTGTACGGCACGAATCATCTCGATACGGCCAAGGTCCTGAACAATCTGGCGTTGTTATTGATTGCCATGCGGGAGCCAACCAAGGCGAAACCATTATTAGCGCGCAGTCTGGCCATACAGGAGCATGTTTTAGGCTCCGACCATCGCAATACATTCGCGGCCCTGCAAAACATAAGCTGGTTGCTCTGGATGATGGACTCGACGGTAACACCTGAAATACTGTCCTTGGCTCGGCGGACCGGCGATGCCGAGGCCAGAAACTTGGGCCAGATTTTGTCATTTACCACCGAAACGCAGCGACTGGCTTATCAAAACATGCACGATCCGTACTCCCTGTTCGCAAACTTGGGGCAAGCCAAGGAATTGGCGGGAATACTGTTGCATAACAAGGGAATCGTTTTGGAATCGTTACTGGAAGATTGGATCGTGGCTCAATCCTCTCAGAACCCAGAGATTCAGGCCAAGATTCAACAAATACGAGAACAAGGCCGGCAATTAATTCGGCAGCAGACGGTAACCCAGGACAAAAATGAGGCAGAACACCAACAAAGACTGGTTAACCTTGAAAAGATGGAGGCGGAGTTGGAGTCGCAGCAAAAGGCACTGGCACAAAACGTCGCCCGCAGTGGACAGACCAGAAGATCGCTAAAGCTGACGCTGGCGGATGTGCAGGCGCAACTGCCAAAGAATGCCGTATTGATTGAATTCGTTCGGTACCAACAATATTTGGGAACCAATCATTTTGTCTGGCATTATGGCGCGGTGTTAATTGGCAGCCATCTTAACGCGACCAATGAGCCGATCTGGGTGGCGCTAGGACGGGCTGATCTGATTGAAACGAATCTGAGGGCCTATGCGGTCCAAATGCGTGCCAGGGGTCAAGGCGAGCCAATCTTGCTACGTTCCTTGCATGACCAATTATGGCAGCCGATCCAAAAGAACCTGCCCAAGACTATCCGTACGGTGATTCTCTCCCCTGATGCTGAACTCAATTTCTTAAGCTTTGCGACTTTGGTAAACCCTCTTGGTCAGTTTTTGGGGGAACAATATGCAATTCAATATGTGGCCAGCGGACGGGACCTAGTGGTGGGCAGCAGGGCAAAGCCAGGGCGGGATATGGTTATCTTTGCCAACCCGCTGTTCAAGGCAATGCCGAAGGCAAATCTGGCCTTAGTCAATCAAGTGCGGTTGGGCATGTCAGACTTGAATCGTGGAGATTACACAAATCTAAACCTATTGCCCTTGCCGGGAACGGAGCGAGAGGCTGATTTCTTGAAAACCAATGCCGCTCGCTGGCATTTAGAACCACGGATATTGCTTGGTCAAGAAGCGCAGGAAGTGGAAATTCATCATCTTCAGGCTCCGTATGTGCTGCATCTGGCAACGCATGGCTTTTATCTGCCATCGATAATGTCCACGAATAACCTGCCAGAAACCTTGGGAGTGAGGCGTCCGGTATCCTTGAAGAATCCGATGCAGCGAAGCGGGTTGGCTTTAGCCGGAGCGCAAGTGACGTTAGATGCTTGGAAGCGCGGTGAAACTCCAGATTCCTTGAATGATGGTATTCTAACCGCACAGGAAGTAGGCTTGCTGGATTTGCAAGGAACCTGGCTGGTAGTGCTTTCAGCGTGCGATACCGGCACCGGCAAAGCGCAGGCCGGTGAAGGGGTGATGGGCTTGCGCCGTGGTTTTATGCTGGCCGGAGCCCAGAACCTGTTGATGACGCTCTGGCCCATCTCCGACAAATACACGGCGCTGGTCATGAATGATTTCTATGAGGAAGCGATGCAAACTAAGCAAGCGCCCGAATCATTGGCTAAAGTACAGCGCAAGTGGCTGGTCCAATTGCGTGAACAATATGGCGCGTTGATGGCCGCTCGTTTAGCAGGACCGTTTGTCATGACGTATCAAACGTCCGTGCCGCCTCAGCCCTAG
- a CDS encoding AAA family ATPase has translation MNTLNDSVESSEDFISIASEASSVTSLPPIQTARELLAKEHAMPKELICGLLHQATKGVLAGSSKAGKTWLLLDMALSVASGTVFLKWPTKPARVLYVNLEIHPVFMKQRLETMMRCKQVNCDLDIWTLRGLTLDSAAMLNAIIERAQTGYGLIVVDPIYKLMVGRSENVASGVGVLCHSMERLMVETGAAVVYAHHFTKGNQSKKKAMDRMSGSGVFARDADTIVTVTECQTEGCFVVETKLRNLVEAEPFVVQWDYPMMKVRDDLSPELEAVNILDWLTEPLTTTEWETVALRNGISRATFYRMKAKVVSQLVLDGKKWKRRET, from the coding sequence ATGAATACATTGAATGATTCGGTGGAGTCGTCCGAAGACTTTATATCCATCGCTTCCGAGGCTTCCAGCGTCACGAGTCTTCCCCCTATTCAAACGGCCCGGGAATTGTTGGCCAAGGAACACGCCATGCCCAAGGAACTGATTTGCGGGCTGCTGCATCAGGCGACCAAAGGCGTGCTGGCCGGCTCCAGCAAAGCGGGTAAGACCTGGTTGCTGTTGGACATGGCCTTGAGCGTGGCGTCGGGCACGGTGTTTCTGAAATGGCCGACCAAACCGGCCAGGGTTTTATATGTGAACCTGGAGATTCATCCGGTGTTCATGAAGCAACGGTTGGAAACGATGATGCGCTGCAAGCAGGTGAACTGCGATTTGGATATTTGGACGTTGCGCGGGCTGACCTTGGATTCGGCGGCGATGTTGAATGCGATAATTGAACGGGCGCAAACGGGCTATGGACTGATTGTTGTGGATCCCATCTATAAACTCATGGTGGGACGTTCGGAAAATGTGGCGAGTGGGGTTGGGGTGTTGTGCCATAGCATGGAGCGCTTGATGGTGGAGACGGGCGCGGCGGTGGTGTATGCCCATCATTTCACCAAAGGCAACCAGTCCAAAAAGAAAGCCATGGACCGCATGAGTGGGTCAGGCGTGTTTGCCAGGGATGCCGATACCATTGTGACGGTGACCGAATGCCAGACCGAAGGCTGCTTTGTGGTGGAGACGAAACTGCGTAATTTGGTTGAGGCGGAGCCGTTTGTGGTGCAATGGGATTATCCTATGATGAAAGTGCGGGATGATTTGAGCCCGGAGCTGGAGGCGGTAAATATATTGGATTGGTTGACCGAGCCACTGACCACAACTGAATGGGAAACGGTGGCGCTGCGCAATGGCATATCGCGGGCGACGTTCTACCGTATGAAAGCAAAGGTCGTCTCCCAGCTTGTGCTCGATGGGAAAAAGTGGAAACGGCGTGAGACGTGA